A genomic segment from Streptomyces sp. NBC_00654 encodes:
- a CDS encoding ABC transporter ATP-binding protein gives MIRFEHVTKRYADGTTAVDDLSFEVAEGELVTLVGPSGCGKTTTMKMVNRLIEPTEGRIFLDGDDISAIDPVRLRRRIGYVIQQVGLFPHKTVLENTATVPHLLGWNRGKGRARAAELLDLVGLDPSVYGGRYPEQLSGGQRQRVGVARALAADPPVLLMDEPFGAVDPVVRERLQNEFLKLQAQVRKTVLFVTHDIEEAVRLGDRIAVYGQGRIEQFDSPATVLGAPATPYVADFVGADRGLKRLSVTPIEESDLDQPPVVHLDDPLTTATERLRAEGARWAVVLDGQDNLHGWISATGTASAGGRGTVREHARRMEAWLPLGAPLKQAFATMLQHDAGWIAVIDEESTGRFLGVLTPARLHEALRRSIDADAQDLPRAEVAVETVARVSAS, from the coding sequence ATGATCCGTTTCGAGCACGTCACCAAGCGGTACGCGGACGGCACCACCGCCGTCGACGACCTTTCCTTCGAGGTCGCCGAGGGTGAACTGGTCACGCTCGTCGGACCTTCCGGATGCGGTAAGACGACCACCATGAAGATGGTGAACCGGCTGATCGAACCGACCGAGGGACGGATATTCCTCGACGGGGACGACATATCCGCCATCGACCCCGTCCGGCTCCGGCGCCGGATCGGCTATGTGATCCAGCAGGTCGGCCTCTTCCCGCACAAAACGGTCCTGGAGAACACCGCGACCGTGCCCCATCTCCTCGGCTGGAACCGCGGAAAGGGCCGTGCGCGCGCCGCCGAACTCCTCGACCTGGTCGGACTTGATCCTTCCGTTTATGGCGGCCGTTATCCGGAGCAGCTCTCCGGCGGACAGCGCCAACGTGTCGGTGTGGCCCGCGCATTGGCCGCCGACCCGCCCGTACTGCTGATGGATGAACCTTTCGGGGCGGTCGACCCGGTCGTCCGTGAACGGCTCCAGAACGAATTCCTGAAACTCCAGGCACAGGTCCGGAAAACCGTGCTGTTCGTCACGCACGACATCGAGGAGGCCGTCCGCCTCGGCGACCGGATCGCCGTCTACGGACAGGGCCGCATCGAGCAGTTCGACTCCCCCGCCACCGTGCTCGGCGCGCCCGCCACCCCGTACGTCGCGGACTTCGTCGGCGCCGACCGCGGTCTGAAGCGGCTGTCGGTGACACCGATCGAGGAGAGCGACCTCGACCAGCCGCCCGTCGTCCACCTCGACGACCCGCTCACCACGGCCACCGAACGGCTCCGGGCCGAGGGCGCGCGCTGGGCGGTCGTCCTGGACGGGCAGGACAATCTGCACGGCTGGATCTCCGCCACCGGCACCGCCTCGGCCGGCGGCCGGGGCACGGTCCGCGAGCACGCCCGCCGCATGGAGGCGTGGCTCCCGCTCGGCGCCCCGCTCAAGCAGGCCTTCGCCACCATGCTCCAGCACGACGCGGGCTGGATCGCGGTCATCGACGAGGAGAGCACCGGCCGCTTCCTCGGTGTCCTCACGCCGGCCCGGCTGCACGAGGCCCTGCGCCGCTCGATCGACGCGGACGCCCAGGACCTGCCGCGGGCCGAGGTCGCCGTGGAGACCGTGGCGAGGGTCAGCGCCTCCTGA
- a CDS encoding ABC transporter permease produces MGVVADAWTWLVTGSNWSGENGAAHRLGEHLYVSGVALAVACAIALPLALYLGHIGKGGALAVNISNVGRAIPVFAVLALFMVTPLRNSGYLPTVIALVLFAVPPLLTNAYVGMTEVDRSVVEAARGMGMSGGQLFLRVELPLAYPMIMTGLRSAAVQVVATASIAAMVGLGGLGRIITAGFNTYDTAQVFAGAVLVALLALLVEGVLVALDRLLSPLRRRRTV; encoded by the coding sequence GTGGGAGTCGTCGCAGACGCCTGGACCTGGCTCGTCACCGGGTCCAACTGGTCGGGGGAGAACGGGGCCGCGCACCGGCTCGGTGAGCATCTGTACGTCAGCGGGGTGGCGCTCGCGGTGGCCTGCGCCATCGCCCTGCCCCTCGCCCTGTATCTGGGCCACATCGGCAAGGGGGGTGCGCTCGCGGTCAACATCTCCAACGTGGGCCGGGCGATACCCGTCTTCGCGGTCCTGGCCCTCTTCATGGTCACGCCCCTGCGCAACTCGGGCTATCTCCCCACGGTCATCGCCCTGGTGCTGTTCGCCGTGCCGCCGCTGCTGACCAACGCCTATGTCGGGATGACGGAGGTGGACCGGTCGGTGGTGGAGGCCGCTCGCGGGATGGGGATGTCCGGCGGTCAGCTCTTCCTGCGGGTCGAACTGCCGCTGGCCTACCCGATGATCATGACCGGGCTGCGGTCCGCCGCCGTCCAGGTCGTGGCCACCGCCTCGATCGCGGCGATGGTCGGCCTCGGTGGCCTGGGCCGGATCATCACCGCCGGATTCAACACGTACGACACCGCGCAGGTCTTCGCCGGTGCGGTGCTGGTCGCCCTGCTGGCCCTGCTGGTGGAAGGGGTGCTGGTCGCCCTGGACCGGCTGCTGTCCCCGCTGCGCCGCCGCCGGACCGTCTGA
- a CDS encoding SAM-dependent methyltransferase yields the protein MTDEWRGWQEAAETALYGEGGFYRSPEGPAGHFRTSVHASPLFAAAVARLLTGTARELGTETVDLVDVGSGRGELVTGVLGAVPEWLTVRAYAVELAGRPPGLDPRIEWRAELPQGVTGVVFANEWLDNVPTRIAEADADGIARYVLVRPSDGAERLGDPVDGADARWLRRWWPLSRPGERAEIGRPRDEAWARAVRSLSAGLAVAVDYAHVRGARPPYGTLTGFRAGREVRPVPDGSCDLTSHVALDACAAAVGAEEDRGAVPPELTDQRTALRGLGISGERPPLAMASADPAGYLRALSAAGEAAELTARGGLGDFGWLTHRVDRAPDATRSRPRPPG from the coding sequence GTGACGGATGAGTGGCGTGGGTGGCAGGAGGCGGCCGAGACCGCTTTGTACGGAGAAGGGGGCTTCTACCGGAGCCCGGAGGGACCGGCGGGCCATTTCCGTACGTCGGTCCATGCCTCACCGCTGTTCGCCGCCGCCGTCGCCCGGCTGCTGACCGGAACCGCGCGTGAGCTGGGGACGGAAACGGTCGATCTGGTGGACGTGGGGTCGGGCCGGGGCGAGCTGGTGACCGGGGTGCTGGGCGCCGTCCCGGAGTGGCTGACGGTACGGGCGTACGCCGTGGAGCTCGCCGGGCGCCCGCCCGGTCTGGATCCCCGGATCGAGTGGCGCGCCGAGCTGCCGCAGGGGGTCACCGGGGTGGTGTTCGCCAATGAGTGGCTGGACAACGTGCCCACCCGGATCGCGGAGGCGGATGCCGACGGCATCGCCCGCTACGTCCTCGTCCGTCCCTCGGACGGTGCGGAGCGGCTGGGCGATCCGGTGGACGGGGCGGACGCGCGGTGGCTGCGGCGCTGGTGGCCGCTGTCCCGGCCGGGCGAGCGGGCGGAGATCGGCCGTCCGCGCGACGAGGCCTGGGCGCGGGCGGTCCGGTCGCTGTCGGCCGGACTCGCGGTGGCGGTGGACTACGCGCATGTACGGGGGGCGAGGCCGCCGTACGGGACGCTGACCGGCTTCCGGGCGGGGCGGGAGGTCCGGCCGGTGCCGGACGGCTCCTGCGACCTCACCTCGCATGTGGCGCTGGACGCGTGTGCGGCGGCGGTGGGGGCGGAGGAGGACCGGGGCGCCGTACCGCCGGAGCTCACCGACCAGCGGACGGCCCTGCGCGGGCTGGGCATCAGCGGGGAACGTCCGCCGCTGGCGATGGCCTCGGCCGATCCGGCCGGCTACCTCCGGGCGCTCTCCGCGGCGGGCGAGGCGGCGGAGCTGACCGCCCGGGGAGGTCTCGGCGACTTCGGGTGGCTCACGCACCGGGTGGACCGGGCCCCGGATGCCACCCGCTCCCGCCCGCGCCCGCCGGGGTGA
- a CDS encoding NADH-quinone oxidoreductase subunit D, producing the protein MTETTVGIGGAAESTDMVLNIGPQHPSTHGVLRLRLVLDGERIQHAEPVIGYMHRGAEKLFEARDYRQIVMLANRHDWLSAFSNELGVVMAVERMLGMEVPERAVWTRTLLAELNRVLNHLMFLGSYPLELGGITPVFYAFREREELQAVMEEVSGGRMHYMFNRVGGLKEDLPAGWTGRAREAVASVRSRMDVYEDLVLGNEIFRGRTRDVGVLSAGAVHAYGVSGPIARASGVDFDLRRDEPYLAYGELQDTLKVVTRTEGDCLARFECLLEQTVNALDLADACLDRMADLSPGPVNQRLPKVLKAPEGHTYAWTENPLGINGYYLVSKGEKTPYRLKLRSASFNNIQALTELLPGTLVADMVAILGSLFFVVGDIDK; encoded by the coding sequence ATGACGGAGACGACAGTCGGCATCGGCGGCGCGGCGGAGAGCACCGACATGGTGCTCAACATCGGACCGCAGCACCCCTCCACGCACGGCGTCCTCCGGCTGCGGCTCGTCCTCGACGGCGAGCGGATCCAGCACGCCGAGCCCGTCATCGGCTATATGCACCGCGGCGCGGAGAAACTCTTCGAGGCCCGGGACTACCGGCAGATCGTGATGCTCGCCAACCGCCACGACTGGCTGTCCGCGTTCTCGAACGAGCTGGGCGTCGTCATGGCCGTCGAGCGCATGCTCGGCATGGAGGTCCCGGAGCGCGCCGTCTGGACGCGCACGCTCCTCGCCGAACTGAACCGGGTCCTGAACCACCTGATGTTCCTCGGCTCCTACCCCCTCGAACTCGGCGGGATCACCCCGGTGTTCTACGCGTTCCGGGAGCGCGAGGAGCTCCAGGCCGTGATGGAGGAGGTCTCCGGAGGCCGGATGCACTACATGTTCAACCGGGTCGGCGGGCTCAAGGAGGACCTCCCGGCGGGCTGGACGGGCCGGGCCCGGGAGGCCGTCGCCTCGGTCCGGTCCCGGATGGACGTCTACGAGGACCTGGTGCTCGGCAACGAGATCTTCCGGGGCCGTACGCGTGATGTGGGGGTGCTCTCCGCCGGGGCGGTGCACGCCTACGGGGTCTCCGGGCCGATCGCCCGCGCCTCGGGGGTCGACTTCGACCTGCGGCGCGACGAGCCGTATCTCGCGTACGGCGAACTCCAGGACACTCTGAAGGTCGTCACCCGCACCGAGGGCGACTGCCTGGCCCGCTTCGAGTGCCTGCTGGAACAGACGGTCAACGCCCTGGACCTGGCGGACGCATGCCTGGACCGGATGGCGGACCTGTCGCCCGGACCCGTCAACCAGCGGCTGCCCAAGGTACTCAAGGCCCCGGAGGGCCACACCTACGCCTGGACCGAGAACCCGCTCGGCATCAATGGCTACTACCTGGTGTCCAAGGGCGAGAAGACCCCGTACCGGCTGAAGCTCCGGTCCGCGTCGTTCAACAACATCCAGGCGCTCACCGAACTGCTGCCGGGCACGCTGGTCGCGGACATGGTCGCGATCCTGGGCTCGCTGTTCTTCGTCGTCGGGGACATCGACAAGTAG
- a CDS encoding DUF5937 family protein has protein sequence MNIDIAGLPPDRIVFETSPLAELGLALHALSEPGHHPGLHGWATATAAALEPDLADRLLEAEFLWRNTFSDIFMPFAGVRGGDGRAGATLAEDLDILDRLDDERFVAAALEFTCAGLYGAGAPSPLASAAMRTRALDLAAARGPQQVEFTQRLLTDPVTVRTWIRRLFEDCDQAFFSDTWMRVRIQLVADARYKTELLRRKGLGEALSAVSAALSVDTDAGRISIDKLSEGRTNAADPAVGPGLTLIPSSFGWPHLMVLHAPGWRPVIHYPVHLPDLPSPASVELLQLRMEALAHPMRMRLCRNLARSPYTTGELADSHGITPPEVSRHLSLLKKAGLVTTRRRGRYVLHQLDLTVVARLGSDFLEGVLR, from the coding sequence GTGAACATCGACATCGCGGGCCTGCCCCCGGACCGCATCGTTTTCGAAACCTCGCCCCTCGCCGAGCTGGGGCTGGCCCTGCATGCGCTCTCCGAGCCGGGCCACCACCCGGGCCTGCACGGCTGGGCCACCGCGACCGCCGCCGCGCTGGAACCGGACCTCGCGGACCGGCTGCTGGAGGCGGAGTTCCTCTGGCGCAACACGTTCTCCGACATCTTCATGCCGTTCGCCGGGGTCCGCGGCGGTGACGGCAGGGCCGGGGCGACCCTCGCCGAGGACCTGGACATCCTCGACCGGCTGGACGACGAGCGGTTCGTCGCCGCCGCGCTGGAGTTCACCTGTGCCGGTCTGTACGGGGCCGGGGCGCCGTCCCCGCTGGCCAGCGCCGCCATGCGGACCCGGGCACTGGACCTGGCGGCCGCCCGCGGCCCGCAGCAGGTGGAGTTCACCCAGCGGCTGCTGACCGACCCCGTCACTGTACGGACCTGGATCCGGCGCCTCTTCGAGGACTGCGACCAGGCGTTCTTCTCGGACACCTGGATGCGGGTGCGGATCCAGCTGGTCGCCGACGCCCGGTACAAGACGGAACTGCTGCGGCGCAAGGGGCTCGGCGAGGCGCTGAGCGCCGTCTCCGCCGCGCTGTCGGTGGACACGGACGCCGGCCGCATCAGCATCGACAAGCTGAGCGAGGGCCGGACCAACGCCGCCGACCCTGCGGTCGGCCCCGGGCTCACCCTGATCCCGAGCAGCTTCGGCTGGCCGCACCTGATGGTGCTGCACGCCCCGGGCTGGCGGCCGGTGATCCACTATCCGGTGCACCTGCCCGATCTGCCCTCCCCCGCCTCCGTGGAGCTGCTCCAGCTCCGGATGGAGGCGCTGGCCCACCCGATGCGCATGCGGCTGTGCCGCAACCTCGCCCGGTCCCCGTACACCACGGGCGAACTCGCCGACTCGCACGGCATCACGCCCCCCGAGGTCTCCCGGCATCTGTCGCTGCTCAAGAAGGCCGGTCTCGTGACGACGCGGCGGCGGGGCCGCTATGTGCTGCACCAGCTGGACCTGACCGTCGTCGCCCGGCTCGGCAGCGACTTCCTGGAGGGCGTTCTGCGCTGA
- a CDS encoding esterase family protein translates to MGLTSKAVLALAASLAVLLFAATIWLWPRLARRGVRAVAGRIGLLLATQVAVFVSVGLMANNSFLFYGSWADLFGQQQDLGVVTDHAPGSAAPGNMVRVGTQTPDVPGGSRPTKGGRIDKVVVSGRASGIDSPAYVYLPPEYFQPAYAGRKFPAVVVLTGYPGTAENLLKGLRYPQTALERVKAGKAQPMILVMLRPTVAPPRDTECVDIADGPQTETFFAKDLPRAISESYRVGKRARNWGIIGNSTGGYCALKIGLHHPDRFSVSAGLSAYYKAAEDPTTGDLFHGDEAARNRADLLWTLENRPPAGGSFLVTTSRQGEGNLRGTKDFIKRVKAPARVSSIVLDSGGHNFNTWRREIPSALDWMSGRLSEN, encoded by the coding sequence ATGGGTCTCACCAGCAAGGCAGTTCTGGCGCTGGCGGCATCACTGGCCGTCCTGCTGTTCGCCGCCACGATCTGGCTGTGGCCGCGACTGGCGCGGCGAGGCGTCCGCGCGGTCGCGGGCCGGATCGGGCTGCTGCTGGCGACCCAGGTGGCGGTGTTCGTCTCGGTCGGCCTGATGGCGAACAACTCGTTCCTCTTCTACGGCTCCTGGGCCGACCTCTTCGGGCAGCAGCAGGACCTGGGCGTGGTCACCGACCACGCGCCCGGTTCGGCCGCCCCCGGGAACATGGTCCGGGTGGGCACCCAGACGCCGGACGTGCCGGGCGGCAGCCGGCCCACGAAGGGCGGGCGGATCGACAAGGTCGTCGTCTCCGGGCGGGCCTCGGGCATCGACAGCCCGGCGTACGTCTATCTGCCGCCGGAGTACTTCCAGCCGGCCTACGCCGGGCGCAAGTTCCCGGCCGTCGTCGTGCTCACGGGCTACCCGGGCACGGCCGAGAACCTGCTCAAGGGGCTCCGCTACCCGCAGACGGCACTGGAGCGGGTGAAGGCGGGCAAGGCGCAGCCGATGATCCTGGTGATGCTGCGGCCCACGGTGGCGCCGCCCAGGGACACCGAGTGCGTGGACATCGCCGACGGACCGCAGACGGAGACGTTCTTCGCGAAGGACCTGCCCCGGGCGATCTCCGAGTCGTACCGGGTCGGGAAGCGGGCCCGTAACTGGGGCATCATCGGCAACTCGACCGGCGGCTACTGCGCGCTGAAGATCGGGCTGCACCACCCGGACCGCTTCTCGGTGAGCGCCGGGCTGTCCGCGTACTACAAGGCGGCCGAGGACCCGACGACGGGCGATCTGTTCCACGGCGACGAGGCGGCGCGCAACCGGGCCGACCTGCTGTGGACCCTGGAGAACCGGCCCCCGGCCGGCGGGTCCTTCCTGGTCACGACGTCACGTCAGGGCGAGGGGAACCTCAGGGGGACCAAGGACTTCATCAAGCGGGTGAAGGCTCCCGCGCGGGTGTCCTCGATCGTGCTCGACAGCGGCGGGCACAACTTCAACACCTGGCGGCGGGAGATCCCTTCGGCCCTGGACTGGATGAGCGGCAGGCTGAGCGAGAACTGA
- a CDS encoding ABC transporter permease, with protein sequence MAGENCLVANDWICGEYLRSRSQELTDATVQHIWITVVSVLIGLAVAFPLALLARRGRHFAGPVLGLTTVLYTVPSLAMFSLLLPLFGLSAALVVTGLVLYSLTILVRNILAGLEAVPQEAKDAARGMGYGPARLLWEVELPLALPALMAGLRIATVSTVALTTVGSLVGKGGLGNLIEDALPSFFKAQVLTASVLCVLLAVAADLLLLGLQRLLTPWTRIRTTAGPADGAGGPGGPVGPRSAVGPSAVAKVEAG encoded by the coding sequence ATGGCCGGAGAGAACTGCCTGGTGGCGAACGACTGGATCTGCGGGGAGTATCTGCGCTCCCGCAGCCAGGAGTTGACCGACGCGACCGTGCAGCACATCTGGATCACGGTGGTCTCGGTGCTGATCGGCCTCGCGGTCGCTTTTCCGCTGGCGCTGCTCGCGCGCCGCGGACGGCACTTCGCCGGGCCGGTGCTCGGGCTGACGACCGTGCTCTACACGGTGCCGTCGCTGGCGATGTTCTCGCTGCTGCTGCCGCTGTTCGGGCTTTCCGCGGCGCTGGTCGTCACGGGGCTGGTGCTCTATTCGCTGACCATTCTCGTACGGAACATCCTGGCCGGGCTCGAAGCCGTTCCGCAGGAGGCGAAGGACGCCGCCCGGGGCATGGGGTACGGCCCCGCCCGGCTGCTCTGGGAGGTGGAACTGCCCCTCGCGCTGCCCGCGCTGATGGCGGGACTGCGCATCGCCACGGTGTCGACGGTCGCGCTGACGACCGTCGGTTCACTCGTCGGCAAGGGCGGGCTCGGCAATCTCATCGAGGACGCGCTGCCGAGCTTCTTCAAGGCCCAGGTGCTGACGGCGTCGGTGCTCTGTGTGCTGCTCGCGGTGGCGGCCGATCTGCTGCTGCTCGGGCTCCAGAGGCTGCTGACGCCCTGGACCCGCATACGTACGACGGCGGGCCCGGCGGACGGGGCCGGTGGCCCGGGGGGTCCGGTGGGACCGAGGAGTGCGGTGGGGCCGTCCGCCGTCGCGAAGGTGGAGGCGGGCTGA
- a CDS encoding ABC transporter substrate-binding protein: protein MSRTSRIAGAVIGMVALAGSLAACGGDSLEKEKSGSGNAAGSGDKKGSLVVGSASFTESKVLAELYAQILADSGYSTSITTVKNRELYEPSLEKGEIDVVPEYAATIAEFLNAKVNGAKEAEKKPVASGDATATVAALEKLATPLGLKVLPAGVAVDQNAFAVSEEFAGKNKLKTLSDLGASKIGVKIAAGDECAVRPFCAPGLKKTYGIDVTGIDPKGVGTPQSKQAVKDGKDQLVLTTTTDAVLDGLVFLEDDKKLQNADNILPVLNAKDAGAQDIADALGKLTDTLTTQDLAELNRKVDAERAKPEDAAKEYLQAKGLIKK from the coding sequence ATGAGCAGGACCTCGCGCATAGCGGGTGCGGTCATCGGCATGGTGGCCCTGGCCGGGTCGCTCGCGGCCTGCGGCGGCGACAGCCTCGAAAAGGAGAAGAGCGGCTCCGGCAACGCGGCCGGCTCGGGTGACAAGAAGGGCTCGCTCGTCGTGGGCTCCGCCTCGTTCACCGAGTCCAAGGTCCTCGCCGAGCTGTACGCGCAGATCCTGGCGGACTCCGGCTACAGCACCTCGATCACCACGGTGAAGAACCGTGAGCTGTACGAACCCTCGCTGGAGAAGGGCGAGATCGACGTCGTACCGGAATATGCCGCCACGATCGCCGAATTCCTCAACGCCAAGGTGAACGGGGCCAAGGAGGCCGAGAAGAAGCCGGTGGCCTCCGGAGATGCCACGGCCACGGTCGCGGCACTGGAGAAGCTCGCCACCCCGCTCGGGCTGAAGGTGCTTCCGGCCGGTGTGGCCGTCGACCAGAACGCCTTCGCGGTCTCCGAGGAATTCGCCGGGAAGAACAAGCTCAAGACGCTCTCCGATCTTGGTGCGTCGAAGATCGGAGTGAAGATCGCGGCGGGCGACGAGTGCGCGGTGAGGCCCTTCTGCGCACCGGGACTGAAGAAGACCTACGGCATTGATGTCACCGGTATCGACCCCAAGGGCGTCGGCACCCCGCAGTCCAAGCAGGCCGTCAAGGACGGCAAGGACCAGTTGGTCCTGACGACCACCACGGACGCGGTGCTCGACGGGCTGGTGTTCCTGGAGGACGACAAGAAGCTCCAGAACGCCGACAACATCCTTCCGGTGCTCAATGCCAAGGACGCGGGTGCCCAGGACATCGCCGATGCGCTCGGGAAGCTCACCGACACACTCACCACACAGGATCTGGCGGAACTGAACCGCAAGGTCGATGCCGAGCGTGCCAAGCCCGAGGACGCGGCCAAGGAGTATCTGCAGGCGAAGGGCCTGATCAAGAAGTGA
- a CDS encoding sensor histidine kinase — translation MQRLYDFIRRHPTGVDCFWAVFLLGVSGVSIVVDDYGPARERVLLVPVAICLSAVVALRRRVPEKMLLLAILVGVLQLVFDIPPSFANFAMLVITFTVAAVGERWASRLALVCSLIAAGLAQLRWPEGASDTWVQSAFVAIIMTVPFVLAWVLGDSMRTRRAYFSQLEERAARLEREREAQSKVAVAAERARIARELHDVVAHNVSVMVVQADGAAYVMDAAPDQARQALETISSTGRQALAEMRRLLGVLRTGDTRESGEYVPQPDVEQIEDLIEQVRQTGLAVDFKIEGTPRPLPSGVELTAYRIVQEALTNTRKHGGPDAGASVRLVYFDDGLGLLVEDDGRGAAHELYEDGGADGAGHGMIGMRERVGMVGGTLDAGPRPGGGFRISALLPLKPAG, via the coding sequence GTGCAGCGCCTCTACGATTTCATCCGCAGACACCCGACGGGCGTCGACTGCTTCTGGGCCGTCTTCCTCCTCGGGGTCTCCGGCGTGTCGATCGTGGTGGACGACTACGGCCCGGCCCGGGAGCGCGTGCTGCTGGTACCGGTCGCGATCTGCCTCAGCGCCGTCGTGGCCCTGCGCCGCCGCGTGCCCGAGAAGATGCTGCTCCTCGCCATCCTGGTGGGCGTCCTGCAGCTGGTCTTCGACATCCCGCCCAGCTTCGCGAACTTCGCCATGCTCGTGATCACCTTCACGGTGGCGGCGGTCGGCGAGCGCTGGGCGTCCCGTCTCGCCCTGGTCTGCAGCCTGATCGCGGCCGGACTGGCGCAGCTGCGCTGGCCGGAGGGCGCCTCGGACACCTGGGTCCAGTCGGCCTTCGTGGCGATCATCATGACGGTGCCGTTCGTGCTCGCCTGGGTGCTCGGCGACTCGATGCGGACCCGGCGGGCCTACTTCAGCCAGCTGGAGGAGCGCGCCGCCCGGCTGGAGCGGGAGCGCGAGGCGCAGTCCAAGGTCGCCGTCGCCGCCGAGCGGGCCCGGATCGCCCGCGAGCTGCACGATGTCGTCGCGCACAACGTGTCCGTGATGGTGGTGCAGGCCGACGGTGCTGCCTACGTCATGGACGCCGCGCCCGACCAGGCCCGGCAGGCACTGGAGACCATCTCCAGCACCGGCCGCCAGGCGCTCGCCGAGATGCGCCGGCTGCTCGGGGTGCTGCGGACGGGGGACACCCGGGAGAGCGGCGAGTACGTTCCGCAGCCCGACGTCGAGCAGATCGAGGACCTGATCGAGCAGGTCAGGCAGACCGGTCTGGCGGTGGACTTCAAGATCGAGGGCACCCCGCGCCCCCTGCCCAGCGGCGTGGAGCTGACCGCGTACCGCATCGTGCAGGAAGCCCTCACCAACACCCGCAAGCACGGCGGCCCGGACGCCGGGGCCAGTGTGCGGCTGGTCTACTTCGACGACGGCCTCGGGCTGCTGGTCGAGGACGACGGCCGGGGCGCGGCGCACGAGCTGTACGAGGACGGCGGCGCCGACGGTGCCGGGCACGGGATGATCGGTATGCGGGAGCGGGTCGGCATGGTCGGAGGCACGCTGGACGCGGGGCCGCGGCCGGGCGGCGGCTTCCGCATCAGCGCCCTGCTGCCGCTCAAGCCCGCAGGCTGA
- a CDS encoding response regulator transcription factor produces MAIRVMLVDDQVLLRTGFRMVLAAQPDMEVVAEAGDGAEAIEVLRSTSVDVVLMDVRMPRLDGVEATRRICAQQDPPKVLILTTFDLDEYAFSGLKAGASGFMLKDVPPGELLAAIRSVHSGDAVVAPSTTRRLLDRFSSMLPSSSKEPRNKHIEKLTEREREVMLLVAQGLSNGEIAARLVLSEATVKTHVGRILTKLNLRDRVQVVVLAYETGLVRAGGGAG; encoded by the coding sequence ATGGCCATCCGCGTGATGCTCGTCGACGACCAGGTGCTGCTGCGCACCGGCTTCCGGATGGTGCTCGCCGCCCAGCCGGACATGGAGGTCGTGGCCGAGGCCGGTGACGGAGCCGAGGCGATCGAGGTCCTGCGCTCCACGAGCGTCGACGTGGTGCTGATGGACGTCCGGATGCCGCGGCTGGACGGGGTCGAGGCGACCCGGCGCATCTGCGCCCAGCAGGACCCGCCCAAGGTGCTCATCCTGACCACGTTCGACCTGGACGAGTACGCCTTCTCGGGGCTGAAGGCCGGGGCCAGTGGCTTCATGCTCAAGGATGTGCCGCCGGGTGAGCTGCTGGCGGCGATCCGTTCTGTGCACAGCGGCGACGCCGTCGTCGCCCCGTCCACCACCCGCCGGCTGCTCGACCGGTTCTCGTCGATGCTGCCGAGCAGTTCCAAGGAGCCGCGGAACAAGCACATCGAGAAGCTGACCGAGCGCGAGCGCGAGGTGATGCTGCTGGTCGCCCAGGGCCTGTCGAACGGGGAGATCGCGGCGCGGCTCGTGCTCTCGGAGGCGACGGTGAAGACACATGTCGGCCGCATCCTGACCAAGCTGAACCTGCGCGACCGGGTCCAGGTCGTCGTCCTCGCGTACGAGACCGGGCTGGTCCGGGCGGGCGGCGGAGCGGGCTGA